The Leishmania infantum JPCM5 genome chromosome 26 DNA window ACAcggtctctctcctccttcgcggcTCCTTCCCTCTGCCCAAGAGCCAGCCTATCACCTCACCGCCGTCCAAGAGCCATGTGAATGAGTGTGAGCGTGTGAGGCTTTCGTGGTGCTGTTGCGGCTTGCCGCTTATGACAGGTGTTTCGCTAAAACGAAGAAGCACGTGAGCTGCTCTTCGCTTCTTAGATGCGCACAGCTGGCAGAGCAGCGAAGAGACCCAAATGCCAAAACCAAGTGGAGGTGGAAAGATGAGGGTGGGGTAGGGAGAGTGTCGCACTCTTCTCGGCAATCAGACacggcggtgtcgccgcggccgagcagtactgccgtcgccgtcatcgaAGTCATCCTCGGTGCCGACTTCTTCGCCATGCATCAAGGACTTCCCCATCGCATCGTCGTACTCCCAGGGGCGAGCCCGCTTCCACCAGCTTGCAAAGTAGGCTTGGCGCTGAACCGATGCCTCCTCAGGGGTGTCTGCCACGTACAACCAGCCATCCTCGCCACCCTCCGGTACTCCACCCGTACCGCTTCCTTCACTGTGCATCCTCCATGCACCATCGGTAGGCGTAGCCGCCTGCTCTACAGTGGTCTCGTTCGCCTTGGTATCGCCTCCATCCGCCTCTCCCGCCTTGCTTGCCTCGGCCCCCGGTGattcggcggcggccgcggaggaggcagctAGCCGCCCTTTCCTATTGCTGATCTCACGCAGCGCTTTGCAGGCCGGGTCGAGCTGGATAGGCCGCACATTCCAGTTATGGACTCGCAGTAGCCGCAAGAACACCGTCATTTCGCTGCTGGCCGGCCACGGAATGCGAGTGGGAAGCACAGGCTTGTACTCCTTCATGTCGGCGAGATGCGCGTCCTCGACGGCAGTGTGCGGCCGGCTCGCCGCCCGTGCACGATCGCGCGCCGCGAGGATGTCGTCCAGGGGCGGCATCGCATTCAGATCCACGTCCACGATGTCCGCCGCAATCTTGTGGAACGCAAACACCTCGGCCGCCTCACTAACCGCGCCGCCCCACGCGTCCTGCACCCTTCTGAGGCGTCCACGCTGGTGTGCattgccggcgccgccaatGGAACGGTCGTACCCATGATAGGTGGACTGAGCAAGGTACAGGTACGGCCCCGGCGCCAGCGGGGTCGTGACACGACGCTCAGGCGAGAATGCGTCTTCGAGGATGGACtcgcgagcgccgcggcacacCGCCAGCACCGACCCGATGATCTTGCGTATCATGTTGAGCAGAAAGGAGCAGCCCTCAATTTGGAAGAAGAGGaacggcagcgctgtcgtgTTCGGTGACAAGCATGTGGCGggggtggtgctggtgccggtaggagccgtcgtcgtcgaggccgcgaagctgccgccgtcCGTGTCCTCCGGCGAAGTGGACATTCGTGGCGGGTACCTGAGAAGATTCATGTCGTACTCCGTCCTGCTCTCGCCGTGCACCGGAACTGGCGCCTCGTCAGCAGCTCTGCCCTTGGTCGAGCAGGGGAAGAAGAACAACCGCGGGCACACTTCGCTGCGGTAGATGGCGCGCAGTGCCTCGTCCGTCGTTGGCTGGATAACCTTCGCGCTTACACCAGAACGGTTTGAGTCGATGTCGACGGAGAAGTTGTGGTATCGGCGCGAGCCTGTGAAGTGAGAGCGCAGCACCTGGTTGCACCGATCCGCGTTCGCCTTCAGGTCGCGCAgccacgacgacgccgacaccTGCGCATCGGCCGGAGGCGCGACTGCATTCATCTTCTCTAGGTCGACGTACGGGATACTGTACTGGGTTCgttgcgccgcggccgcctcctccgccagcgcttGCACGTGAGCGAGGCAGCCAGGGTAGTACTTGTCGACCGCGGTCCATGTGTCACACGGGGGCAA harbors:
- a CDS encoding pseudouridylate synthase-like protein, coding for MRDKTARRRPDPRRMMVGKAPKNHVHIGLCVLYSGSGFRGLQIQAHAPTCHTVEGVLIQALKDAGIVADVVRGRPAGEHHHFARSCRTDRGVHAIRNMVSLFVPKEVFEEMGQAEGICEKLNRQLPSTVRVANVMQLSGSFIPRHCCNRRVYRYMLPLYALLPPCDTWTAVDKYYPGCLAHVQALAEEAAAAQRTQYSIPYVDLEKMNAVAPPADAQVSASSWLRDLKANADRCNQVLRSHFTGSRRYHNFSVDIDSNRSGVSAKVIQPTTDEALRAIYRSEVCPRLFFFPCSTKGRAADEAPVPVHGESRTEYDMNLLRYPPRMSTSPEDTDGGSFAASTTTAPTGTSTTPATCLSPNTTALPFLFFQIEGCSFLLNMIRKIIGSVLAVCRGARESILEDAFSPERRVTTPLAPGPYLYLAQSTYHGYDRSIGGAGNAHQRGRLRRVQDAWGGAVSEAAEVFAFHKIAADIVDVDLNAMPPLDDILAARDRARAASRPHTAVEDAHLADMKEYKPVLPTRIPWPASSEMTVFLRLLRVHNWNVRPIQLDPACKALREISNRKGRLAASSAAAAESPGAEASKAGEADGGDTKANETTVEQAATPTDGAWRMHSEGSGTGGVPEGGEDGWLYVADTPEEASVQRQAYFASWWKRARPWEYDDAMGKSLMHGEEVGTEDDFDDGDGSTARPRRHRRV